A genomic segment from uncultured Desulfuromonas sp. encodes:
- the hcp gene encoding hydroxylamine reductase — MDQKMFCYQCEQTARGTGCTTVGVCGKTPEAAALQDLIIHGLKGMAFWAHQARLQHLSDPDIDLHMIEALFTTVTNVDFDPENLAKVAHKTVQMRDHARALFEKSGATPLGAIPQAAEKWALAQNVEDMVEQGKQHPVIDPQLDPDIQSMRDTLLYGCKGVAAYADHAHILGSDNDDIYAFFHKALNALTDTTLNLTDYINLAMECGQINIKTAGLLNQAHCARYQPPVPTPVNIGTKEGKAILVSGHDLKMLEELLKQTEGKGINVYTHVEMLPAHGYPQLKKYSHLVGNFGGAWQDQQKEFPYFHGAIIFNTNCIQRPSEVYKDRIFTWGRVHWPGIKHVEGWDFSEVIETALNCEGFQENEDKHILTGCGHHAVVGLADQVIAAVKSGAIKRFFLIGGCDGAKHGRDYYTQLAESLPDDTVILTLACGKYRFNKLDFGDINGIPRLLDVGQCNDAYSAIQIALALAEAFECEVNDLPLSIVLSWYEQKAVAVLLSLLSLGLKDMRIGPSLPAFISPNVLNFLVENFNLTPIGNASEDMATMLG, encoded by the coding sequence ATGGACCAAAAGATGTTTTGTTATCAATGCGAACAAACGGCGCGTGGCACCGGTTGCACCACAGTGGGTGTGTGTGGCAAGACTCCGGAAGCTGCGGCACTGCAGGATCTCATCATTCACGGTTTGAAAGGAATGGCTTTCTGGGCTCATCAGGCCCGACTCCAGCACCTCAGCGATCCAGACATCGACCTGCACATGATTGAAGCGCTGTTCACAACCGTGACCAATGTTGATTTCGATCCGGAAAATCTGGCGAAGGTGGCGCACAAAACCGTGCAGATGCGTGACCACGCCAGGGCCCTGTTTGAAAAGAGTGGCGCAACTCCGCTCGGAGCCATTCCTCAAGCTGCTGAGAAATGGGCCTTGGCTCAAAATGTTGAAGACATGGTCGAACAGGGTAAACAACATCCGGTGATCGATCCTCAACTCGACCCGGATATCCAGTCTATGCGCGACACGCTACTGTATGGCTGCAAAGGTGTTGCCGCCTATGCTGATCATGCCCACATCCTCGGCAGTGACAATGACGACATCTATGCCTTCTTTCACAAAGCGCTCAATGCCTTGACAGACACGACCTTAAATCTGACCGACTACATCAATCTGGCAATGGAATGCGGTCAGATCAACATCAAAACGGCTGGTCTGCTCAACCAGGCCCATTGCGCGCGTTATCAACCTCCAGTGCCAACGCCGGTCAACATTGGCACTAAAGAAGGTAAGGCTATCCTGGTCTCCGGTCATGACTTGAAAATGCTTGAAGAACTTCTCAAGCAAACCGAAGGCAAAGGGATCAATGTTTACACCCATGTGGAAATGCTGCCCGCCCACGGCTATCCACAATTAAAAAAGTATTCGCACCTGGTGGGTAATTTTGGTGGGGCCTGGCAGGATCAGCAAAAGGAATTCCCCTATTTCCACGGTGCCATCATTTTCAACACCAACTGTATCCAGCGACCAAGCGAAGTTTATAAAGACCGCATTTTTACCTGGGGACGTGTTCATTGGCCGGGAATCAAGCATGTCGAAGGCTGGGATTTTTCCGAAGTCATTGAAACTGCATTAAACTGTGAGGGCTTTCAGGAAAATGAAGACAAGCATATCCTGACCGGCTGTGGTCACCATGCGGTTGTAGGGTTGGCTGATCAGGTGATAGCAGCCGTCAAATCGGGAGCTATCAAGCGCTTTTTCCTGATCGGCGGTTGTGACGGCGCCAAACATGGTCGCGATTATTACACCCAACTGGCGGAAAGCCTGCCCGATGACACGGTGATTCTGACCCTGGCGTGCGGCAAATACCGGTTCAACAAACTTGACTTCGGGGACATCAACGGTATTCCGCGTTTGCTGGATGTCGGCCAGTGTAACGACGCCTACTCCGCTATCCAGATCGCCCTGGCCCTTGCTGAAGCCTTTGAATGTGAGGTCAATGATCTGCCCTTGTCCATCGTCCTCTCCTGGTATGAACAAAAAGCTGTTGCAGTCCTGCTCTCTCTGTTGTCATTGGGATTGAAAGACATGCGTATCGGCCCGTCGCTACCAGCATTCATTTCGCCGAATGTTCTCAACTTCCTGGTTGAGAACTTCAACCTAACCCCTATCGGCAATGCCAGTGAAGACATGGCCACCATGCTAGGTTAA
- a CDS encoding tRNA (cytidine(34)-2'-O)-methyltransferase, which translates to MIEPAFHIVLVEPEIPPNTGNIARLCAATQTHLHLVGKLGFSLDDRYLKRAGLDYWPHVPLHRWDSLEELEQAYPDGRWWYTSKTARLVYSQATFQPGDFIVFGKETKGLPKDLLARYPERCLRIPMSCDAVRSLNLSTTAGIVLYEALRQADAFSGC; encoded by the coding sequence ATGATTGAACCTGCGTTTCACATTGTGCTGGTGGAACCGGAGATCCCTCCCAACACCGGCAATATCGCTCGTCTCTGCGCTGCCACTCAGACCCATCTACACCTGGTCGGCAAGCTGGGTTTTTCTCTGGATGATCGCTATCTGAAACGAGCCGGCCTTGATTACTGGCCTCATGTCCCACTACACCGTTGGGACAGTCTCGAAGAATTGGAACAGGCCTATCCAGATGGACGCTGGTGGTACACCTCAAAAACCGCCCGTCTCGTCTACTCACAGGCAACGTTTCAGCCTGGAGATTTTATCGTCTTCGGCAAGGAAACCAAAGGTCTGCCCAAAGACCTGCTTGCCCGCTATCCGGAACGCTGTCTGCGCATTCCCATGAGTTGTGATGCCGTGCGCAGTCTTAATCTCTCGACGACAGCCGGAATTGTTCTTTACGAAGCACTGCGCCAGGCCGACGCTTTCTCAGGATGTTAA
- a CDS encoding NFACT family protein → MDYFFLDALIRQIRAELQGSLVNKIYQPLADTLVFKLWNGRQEVRLLMRLGPAAAYMYLTDQTYRNPLRPPRFCQLLRARLHRLASIQLDPDDRIVRLHFNGKEGRDYVLEASFFGRDANIRLIDHAQNVIDALHRQNSSSQGSPQEMEQEKIALADLAHWLQQHGDPVSVRSFLLDRVVPMSRAVATLLEKDSAKSSLCAMSKAFVMAWRQGQLKPHRQGGHLTMWLDGDAADDLSSYAREHSGETGQDDLQRVVKKALKRLHKRLVSIDAQWQECEQAEVFRQQADLLSAQRHLLKRGMCEVNVADYYQDPPVNCRLELDCAKTPQENIDRYYKRYSKAKRGLDHCLRRHEQTEQEIAWLEEIAEQLESDSAGDQEVIRQELIESGIYRPQNALNRETRRTSPASLMRKAVSPAGWPVFWGRNNKTNDYLSKQILKAEDLWFHAHAMPGSHVVLKCDGAEVEEADVLFAAAIAARYCRGKNNAKVEVMVTTGKHVKRVKNAPPGLVTVNEFRTVMVAPAEEVNEE, encoded by the coding sequence ATGGACTACTTTTTTCTTGATGCCCTGATTCGGCAGATACGTGCGGAGTTGCAGGGCTCTTTAGTGAATAAAATTTACCAACCCCTGGCGGACACGCTGGTCTTCAAACTGTGGAATGGTCGTCAGGAAGTGCGGTTGTTGATGCGTCTTGGTCCAGCGGCAGCATACATGTATCTGACGGATCAAACTTATCGCAATCCGCTGCGTCCGCCGCGTTTTTGTCAATTGTTGCGCGCTCGCTTGCACCGCCTGGCATCAATTCAGCTTGATCCAGACGACCGGATTGTTCGATTGCATTTCAATGGAAAAGAGGGCCGCGATTATGTGCTGGAGGCGAGCTTTTTCGGTCGCGATGCAAATATCCGTCTCATCGATCATGCACAAAACGTGATTGATGCCCTTCATCGCCAGAATTCTTCCTCGCAGGGATCTCCTCAGGAAATGGAGCAAGAGAAAATCGCATTGGCGGATCTTGCGCATTGGCTGCAACAACACGGTGATCCGGTTTCTGTTCGCAGTTTTTTGCTGGACCGTGTTGTGCCCATGAGCCGTGCCGTTGCGACGTTACTGGAGAAAGACAGTGCGAAATCATCATTATGTGCCATGAGTAAAGCTTTTGTCATGGCATGGCGGCAGGGGCAATTGAAACCTCATCGTCAGGGCGGGCACCTCACCATGTGGCTGGATGGGGACGCTGCCGACGATTTGAGTAGTTATGCACGTGAGCACAGTGGCGAAACTGGTCAGGATGATCTGCAACGTGTTGTCAAGAAAGCGCTGAAACGCCTTCATAAGCGTCTGGTGAGCATTGACGCCCAATGGCAGGAGTGTGAACAGGCGGAGGTTTTTCGCCAGCAGGCCGATCTGCTGTCTGCTCAGCGTCATCTGCTTAAACGGGGCATGTGTGAGGTCAACGTGGCGGATTATTATCAGGACCCACCAGTGAACTGTCGTTTGGAACTGGATTGCGCCAAGACACCACAGGAAAATATTGACCGCTACTACAAGCGCTACAGCAAGGCCAAGCGTGGTCTCGATCATTGCCTGCGGCGACATGAACAGACAGAGCAGGAGATTGCCTGGCTTGAAGAGATCGCCGAGCAGCTGGAGAGTGATTCTGCCGGTGATCAGGAAGTGATCCGTCAGGAATTGATCGAGTCCGGAATTTATCGGCCGCAAAACGCGTTAAATCGGGAGACGCGTCGCACGTCACCCGCCTCACTAATGCGTAAAGCCGTTTCCCCTGCCGGATGGCCGGTTTTTTGGGGACGCAACAACAAAACCAATGACTATTTGAGCAAACAGATATTGAAAGCAGAAGATCTGTGGTTTCATGCCCATGCGATGCCAGGCAGTCACGTCGTTCTTAAATGTGACGGCGCTGAAGTCGAGGAGGCTGACGTGTTATTTGCCGCCGCCATTGCCGCCCGTTATTGTCGAGGGAAAAATAACGCTAAAGTCGAAGTGATGGTGACCACTGGAAAGCATGTCAAACGGGTAAAAAATGCGCCTCCTGGCTTAGTGACGGTGAATGAATTTCGTACAGTGATGGTGGCTCCCGCTGAAGAGGTGAATGAAGAATAA
- the holA gene encoding DNA polymerase III subunit delta — MTPADLHKAINSNKLPPLLFLFGEEAFLLEQSLKHLLNVAVDPATRDFNLLMLSGKEVDPTLVMDTARTFPAFAERRVIVIKQAQEISAANLEALLPYIQEPCDECCLVFCADRIDKRKKFFQRFSKTGELIEFKPLFANKIPAFVRDQARQIGKQFSEDGMQLFCKRVGTNLTEIYGELSKLASYVGDTPVIDVADVAAVVCDTRVDSIFDLTDVVGARKLSQALMLSERLQLEGEAPLKILAMLTRHFRQLWKTRSLLEQGASQQDIAKTVRINPYFVERIVQQSRQFAIGTYPKAFELFLQMDLAMKSSGAHPQALLQKLLTDLVRLA, encoded by the coding sequence ATGACTCCGGCCGATCTGCATAAAGCAATTAACTCCAACAAGCTTCCTCCTCTGTTGTTTCTCTTCGGGGAGGAAGCTTTTTTGTTGGAGCAATCCCTCAAACATCTCCTCAATGTCGCTGTTGATCCGGCAACACGTGATTTCAACTTGCTGATGCTGTCTGGTAAAGAGGTTGATCCGACGCTGGTTATGGATACAGCTCGGACCTTTCCGGCCTTTGCCGAGCGACGAGTTATCGTCATCAAACAGGCTCAGGAAATTTCTGCCGCCAACCTTGAAGCGTTATTACCCTATATTCAGGAACCATGTGATGAATGCTGTCTGGTTTTTTGTGCGGATCGCATTGATAAACGTAAGAAGTTTTTTCAGCGTTTCAGCAAGACTGGTGAGCTGATTGAATTCAAGCCACTGTTTGCCAATAAAATTCCGGCCTTTGTGCGTGATCAGGCGCGCCAAATCGGCAAGCAGTTCAGTGAAGATGGCATGCAGCTGTTTTGTAAACGGGTTGGCACCAATTTGACTGAAATTTATGGCGAATTGTCAAAGCTGGCCAGTTACGTCGGGGATACTCCGGTGATTGATGTCGCTGATGTTGCTGCCGTGGTGTGTGATACGCGGGTTGACAGTATTTTTGATCTGACTGATGTGGTTGGTGCTCGAAAGCTCTCACAGGCTTTGATGTTGAGTGAACGCTTACAGTTGGAAGGGGAGGCACCATTAAAGATCCTTGCCATGCTGACGCGACATTTCCGACAGCTCTGGAAAACACGTTCGCTCCTTGAGCAGGGAGCTTCACAGCAGGATATTGCCAAGACAGTACGTATCAATCCTTACTTTGTTGAACGGATTGTGCAACAGTCACGGCAATTTGCGATCGGCACCTACCCAAAGGCGTTTGAACTGTTTTTGCAGATGGATTTGGCCATGAAGTCAAGTGGCGCTCATCCTCAGGCGCTTTTGCAGAAACTGCTGACGGATTTGGTCCGTTTGGCGTGA
- the murJ gene encoding murein biosynthesis integral membrane protein MurJ codes for MSDRKKITLAAGILSLATLISRFAGLARDMVIATLFGAGFGSDAFFMAFTLPNLLRRFFAEGSLTAAFVPTFSQVREQQGEDAAQRIMVLCWSLLVVVMVVVTMLGIILAPLLVQMIAHGFGDVAGKLELTVSLTRIMFPYIFFVSLLALLTGVLNVYGHYFVPAISPLVLNVAMISSALLFHRYFALPVEALAWGVIVGGVLQLVMTLPVLRRYGLHLGWQWSWRDSTLRRIVLLMVPGIAGVAIYQINVVVTRLLSSFLEQGSVSYLYYGQRLFEFPQGIFIVSLAQAVLPTMSRQAAGGQLDDVKHSLRYALSLIVLVTLPAGAGLIVCAEPIFSQLFMQGAFTFADVQQTAMALAAYAPGLVFVGISRVIVPTFYALQDTRTPVWISFWTLLANVAFGLLLMGPFQHVGLAAALTMSSVVNSMILLVMLRRKIGALGLQSLAITTLKALLACGVMVLVVHQVLGFGHWSAGLSLENAIILTLAVSGGVISYLLVGRVVRIAELKELQLLLQRKLRRS; via the coding sequence ATGTCGGATCGAAAAAAAATCACACTGGCTGCCGGAATCCTCAGTCTGGCTACTTTGATCAGTCGCTTTGCCGGTCTGGCACGCGATATGGTTATTGCCACACTGTTTGGTGCCGGATTTGGCAGTGATGCTTTTTTCATGGCGTTTACCTTGCCGAATCTCTTAAGGCGCTTTTTTGCCGAAGGTTCTTTGACGGCTGCCTTTGTTCCGACGTTCAGCCAGGTGCGTGAGCAGCAGGGTGAGGATGCGGCCCAGCGGATCATGGTGTTGTGCTGGTCACTTCTCGTTGTTGTGATGGTGGTCGTCACCATGCTCGGTATTATTCTGGCACCGCTTTTAGTACAGATGATCGCGCATGGTTTTGGTGACGTTGCCGGAAAACTCGAATTGACGGTCAGCCTGACGCGTATCATGTTCCCTTATATCTTTTTTGTCAGCCTTCTGGCGTTGTTAACCGGCGTGCTCAATGTCTACGGGCACTACTTTGTACCGGCGATTTCTCCTCTGGTGCTCAATGTGGCGATGATCAGTAGCGCTCTCTTGTTTCATCGTTATTTTGCCCTTCCCGTTGAAGCATTGGCCTGGGGGGTTATCGTCGGTGGTGTGCTGCAGCTGGTTATGACGTTGCCGGTCTTACGTCGTTATGGATTACATCTTGGTTGGCAGTGGAGTTGGCGGGACTCTACGTTGCGACGTATTGTGCTGTTGATGGTGCCGGGCATTGCCGGGGTTGCCATTTACCAGATTAATGTGGTGGTCACGCGCTTACTCTCTTCTTTCCTTGAGCAGGGCAGTGTCTCGTATCTTTATTACGGGCAACGCCTATTTGAATTCCCGCAAGGCATTTTTATCGTTTCATTGGCCCAGGCCGTATTGCCGACCATGAGTCGTCAGGCAGCTGGTGGACAACTGGATGATGTTAAACACTCGTTGCGCTACGCTCTTAGTCTGATCGTGTTGGTGACTTTGCCGGCAGGAGCAGGACTGATTGTTTGTGCAGAACCGATCTTTAGTCAGTTGTTTATGCAGGGGGCTTTTACCTTTGCCGATGTTCAGCAAACTGCCATGGCTCTTGCCGCTTATGCACCGGGTCTGGTGTTTGTCGGCATCAGCCGGGTAATAGTGCCGACCTTTTACGCGTTGCAGGATACGCGGACACCGGTATGGATCTCCTTCTGGACGTTACTGGCTAATGTGGCTTTTGGCCTGCTGCTGATGGGACCGTTTCAGCATGTCGGTCTGGCTGCCGCCCTGACCATGTCTTCTGTCGTTAACAGCATGATTCTGCTGGTGATGTTGCGGCGTAAGATCGGTGCCTTGGGTCTGCAATCATTAGCGATAACAACACTCAAAGCGTTATTGGCCTGTGGTGTGATGGTTCTGGTCGTTCATCAGGTGCTTGGCTTCGGGCACTGGTCGGCTGGTTTGTCTTTGGAGAATGCCATCATCCTTACGCTCGCTGTCAGCGGTGGGGTGATCAGCTATCTGCTCGTTGGGCGTGTCGTGAGAATTGCCGAACTCAAAGAGTTACAGCTTCTCCTGCAACGCAAATTGCGGCGCAGTTAA
- a CDS encoding LptE family protein, which yields MMRLLIFLLGCVLLSSGCGYHVPGRGNALPEDIQTVYIEPFINKTREPFLETPLTNEVRDQFSRRRTLDVVASPDLADAILTGTIVSYQSSTVSYDRNDDITEYRVTMMVDAALTRSNGEEVVWQGTVSWREEFYANDDRAQQDYNETLAQEDLHRRLAQEIYNSLTDNF from the coding sequence TTGCTGATTTTTCTTTTAGGCTGTGTTCTGTTGTCGTCCGGCTGTGGTTATCACGTGCCGGGACGAGGCAATGCCCTGCCGGAAGATATTCAAACGGTTTATATCGAGCCGTTTATCAACAAAACACGTGAACCGTTTCTTGAGACGCCGTTGACTAATGAAGTTCGCGACCAATTTTCACGTCGCCGAACTCTGGATGTTGTTGCCAGTCCTGACCTGGCCGATGCCATCCTGACCGGAACGATAGTCAGCTATCAATCCAGTACGGTTTCTTATGATCGTAATGATGATATTACTGAATACCGGGTCACTATGATGGTCGATGCGGCTCTGACTCGCTCCAATGGTGAAGAGGTGGTTTGGCAGGGAACCGTAAGTTGGCGTGAGGAATTTTATGCCAACGATGATCGTGCGCAACAGGATTACAATGAAACTCTGGCGCAGGAAGATCTGCATCGTCGTCTGGCTCAGGAAATCTATAACAGTCTTACCGATAATTTCTGA
- a CDS encoding lysophospholipid acyltransferase family protein — MTKETVQNYIEAAPFFFFVGVARLLPRLWALKLGRHLGRLSRFFQPQRVATARENLNRAYPDKDKAWIDTMIRKVFEHLGVSSMEMLRLNHFTTRRDVDAHFTFEGLEHLEALKKNNQGAFLLTGHVGFWEAGTFFMPILGYPVDFVAKKIRNPFVDRFIQNQREGAGGRCLDSKNGARRIIRALADERMVCLLLDQHISKKQAVVVNFFNRPAYATPIIPQIALKNQTPIVPVFVYRQEDYNYRVVIHPPLVFDGPATKETIQSCTQKLTDVVEEAIRLQPDQWFWVHRRWRKSAERQAS; from the coding sequence ATGACAAAAGAAACTGTACAGAACTACATCGAAGCAGCGCCGTTTTTCTTTTTTGTCGGTGTCGCACGGCTACTTCCCCGCCTGTGGGCTCTGAAGCTTGGTCGCCACTTGGGGCGACTCAGTCGCTTTTTTCAACCACAGCGTGTGGCAACAGCGCGAGAAAATCTGAATCGTGCCTATCCGGACAAAGACAAAGCTTGGATCGATACCATGATTCGCAAGGTGTTTGAGCACCTTGGCGTCAGCAGCATGGAGATGTTGCGCCTGAACCACTTTACGACCCGTCGCGATGTTGACGCCCATTTTACCTTCGAAGGGCTGGAGCATCTCGAAGCCCTTAAAAAGAACAATCAAGGAGCCTTTCTTCTCACCGGACATGTCGGCTTCTGGGAGGCAGGCACTTTTTTCATGCCGATTCTCGGCTATCCGGTTGATTTTGTCGCCAAGAAAATCCGCAACCCGTTTGTTGATCGTTTTATCCAGAATCAGCGCGAAGGTGCAGGAGGTCGCTGCCTCGACAGTAAAAACGGCGCCCGTCGCATCATCCGCGCCCTGGCTGATGAGCGCATGGTGTGTCTGCTGCTTGACCAGCACATTTCCAAAAAGCAGGCCGTAGTCGTCAACTTCTTCAACCGACCGGCTTATGCCACACCGATCATTCCTCAGATCGCCCTAAAGAACCAGACCCCCATTGTCCCTGTCTTTGTCTATCGGCAGGAGGATTATAATTACCGGGTTGTCATCCACCCCCCTCTGGTCTTCGACGGACCGGCGACCAAAGAAACGATTCAGTCCTGTACCCAAAAACTCACGGATGTGGTTGAAGAGGCCATCCGTCTGCAACCGGATCAATGGTTCTGGGTGCATCGACGCTGGCGCAAATCTGCAGAACGGCAAGCATCATGA
- the rpsT gene encoding 30S ribosomal protein S20: protein MANHKSALKRNKQSIVRRDRNTQARSTMRTLVKNVRLAVAEENKEAATTALTKAVPFIDKMATRGIIHKATASRKISRLTKLVNTLA from the coding sequence ATGGCTAATCATAAGTCTGCCCTGAAGCGTAACAAGCAAAGCATCGTTCGTCGTGATCGCAACACTCAAGCGCGTTCCACCATGCGCACACTGGTTAAAAATGTTCGCTTGGCTGTTGCTGAAGAAAACAAAGAAGCTGCGACAACGGCTCTGACCAAGGCTGTACCGTTCATCGACAAAATGGCAACTCGCGGCATCATCCACAAAGCGACTGCCAGCCGTAAGATCAGCCGTCTGACCAAACTGGTTAACACTCTCGCTTAA